Proteins encoded by one window of Orbaceae bacterium BiB:
- the ybaK gene encoding Cys-tRNA(Pro) deacylase: MTPAIDLLKKLKLTFHVHQYEHDSNETQFGKEAVEKLDPNLHVVAEQVFKTLVVTLNDNIKELAVCVVPVERHLDLKKAAKALHCKKIALADPHLAQKVTGYLVGGISPIGQKKQLPTLIDDSAKQFATMFVSGGRRGLEIEISPHTLTAVLKAEFVEISV; this comes from the coding sequence ATGACTCCCGCCATTGATTTATTAAAGAAATTGAAGCTTACGTTTCATGTTCATCAATATGAACATGATTCCAATGAAACTCAATTTGGTAAAGAAGCCGTCGAAAAACTAGATCCCAATTTACACGTGGTCGCTGAACAAGTTTTTAAAACACTGGTTGTCACCCTTAATGATAATATTAAAGAGCTAGCCGTGTGTGTCGTTCCTGTAGAGCGTCATTTAGATTTAAAAAAAGCCGCTAAAGCGCTACATTGTAAAAAAATTGCTTTAGCCGATCCCCATTTAGCGCAAAAAGTCACAGGATATCTAGTCGGTGGAATTAGCCCTATTGGACAGAAAAAACAGCTACCCACATTGATTGACGATAGTGCTAAGCAATTTGCAACCATGTTTGTCTCTGGTGGTCGACGTGGACTAGAAATTGAAATCTCGCCACACACATTAACAGCGGTACTTAAGGCAGAGTTTGTAGAAATATCGGTATGA
- the glyS gene encoding glycine--tRNA ligase subunit beta — protein sequence MQKTFLVELGTEELPPKSLRIFAESFAANFIEQLDNANLEHGEVLWYASPRRLALKVLNLSDTQPDTQIVKRGPAVSAAFDATGKPTKAAEGWARGCGITVEQAERVQTDKGEWLSYTLNQQGQPVVNLLCDMVKTALAKLPIPKPMRWAAKKVEFIRPSHTVTMLYGTDLVPGSILDIESDRIIRGHRFMGEQEFTIDNADQYPEILEQRGKVIADHNRRKTMIKQQAELAAEKLAGKADLTDSLLEEVASLVEWPVVLTAKFEEKFLDVPAEALVYTMKGDQKYFPVYDKQGKLLPNFIFVANIESKDPQVVISGNEKVVRPRLADAEFFYKTDLKQPLEARLARLETVLFQQQLGTVKEKALRLEALSGYIAEQIGANAQHAKRAGRLAKCDLVTNTVFEFPETQGIMGRYLAIKDGEHIDVAMAIEQQYKPRFAGDELPGNLTASAVSIAEKLDTLAGIFGIGQNPKGDKDPFALRRAAIGVLRIIVEKSLPLDLVELAQYATSLYGDKLTNKAVIDDIVSFMQGRFRAWYQEQGFAIDTIQSVLARNPTKPADFDARVKAVTHFRTLPAASSLAEANKRVANILSKAGVAIPEKVNAALLEEGPEGTLAKQIAILTDKLEPYFKQGRYQEALAELATLKEPVDAFFTSVMVMADDEELRLNRLALLNKLQSLFLQVADISLLQ from the coding sequence ATGCAAAAAACATTTTTAGTGGAATTAGGTACTGAAGAGCTACCACCAAAATCTCTCCGAATATTTGCAGAAAGTTTTGCTGCTAATTTTATTGAACAATTAGATAATGCAAATTTAGAGCACGGCGAAGTCCTATGGTATGCATCACCGCGTCGCTTAGCATTAAAAGTATTAAACCTTAGCGATACACAACCTGATACGCAAATTGTAAAACGCGGGCCTGCAGTTAGCGCTGCATTTGATGCAACAGGTAAACCAACTAAAGCTGCCGAAGGCTGGGCTCGTGGTTGTGGTATTACGGTAGAGCAAGCCGAACGCGTACAGACCGATAAAGGTGAATGGCTTTCCTATACGCTTAATCAACAAGGTCAACCTGTCGTAAATCTATTATGTGATATGGTTAAAACAGCACTTGCTAAATTACCAATTCCAAAACCAATGCGCTGGGCAGCTAAAAAAGTTGAGTTTATTCGCCCTAGCCATACAGTCACAATGCTTTATGGTACAGATTTAGTTCCTGGTTCTATTTTAGATATTGAATCAGATCGTATTATTCGTGGTCACCGCTTTATGGGTGAACAAGAGTTTACCATTGATAATGCCGATCAATATCCAGAAATTTTAGAACAACGTGGTAAAGTTATTGCCGATCACAACAGACGTAAAACGATGATCAAGCAGCAAGCTGAGCTTGCGGCTGAAAAGCTAGCAGGTAAAGCTGATTTAACTGACAGTCTACTGGAAGAAGTCGCGTCATTAGTTGAATGGCCGGTAGTTTTAACCGCAAAATTTGAAGAAAAATTTTTAGATGTCCCTGCTGAAGCTTTAGTCTATACCATGAAAGGCGATCAAAAATATTTCCCAGTTTATGATAAACAAGGTAAGTTACTACCGAATTTTATCTTTGTTGCCAACATTGAATCAAAAGATCCACAGGTTGTTATTTCTGGTAATGAAAAAGTAGTACGTCCTCGTCTTGCAGATGCTGAATTTTTCTATAAAACTGATTTAAAACAGCCTTTAGAAGCTCGACTAGCTCGCTTAGAAACCGTATTGTTCCAACAACAACTCGGTACCGTGAAAGAGAAAGCATTACGTTTAGAAGCGCTATCAGGCTATATTGCAGAGCAAATCGGCGCTAATGCTCAGCATGCCAAACGAGCTGGCCGATTAGCGAAGTGTGATTTAGTGACGAATACTGTATTTGAATTCCCTGAAACACAAGGGATTATGGGTCGTTACCTTGCTATTAAAGATGGTGAACATATCGACGTAGCCATGGCTATTGAGCAGCAGTACAAACCACGTTTTGCTGGTGATGAGTTACCCGGTAACCTAACCGCTAGCGCTGTTTCTATTGCAGAAAAACTCGATACTTTAGCCGGTATTTTTGGTATTGGACAAAATCCAAAAGGCGATAAAGACCCATTTGCATTACGTCGTGCTGCAATTGGGGTATTACGTATTATTGTTGAGAAATCACTCCCACTTGATTTGGTTGAACTTGCCCAATATGCAACGTCACTTTATGGTGACAAACTGACTAATAAAGCGGTGATTGATGATATTGTAAGTTTTATGCAAGGTCGTTTCCGCGCATGGTATCAAGAACAAGGCTTTGCGATTGATACCATTCAATCAGTATTAGCACGTAATCCAACAAAACCGGCTGATTTTGATGCCAGAGTTAAAGCAGTAACGCATTTTAGAACGCTACCTGCAGCATCTTCACTAGCTGAAGCGAATAAACGTGTGGCTAATATTTTATCGAAAGCTGGCGTGGCAATTCCTGAAAAAGTTAATGCGGCACTATTAGAAGAGGGCCCTGAAGGTACACTTGCTAAACAAATTGCCATTTTAACCGATAAACTTGAACCATACTTTAAGCAAGGCCGTTATCAAGAAGCATTAGCAGAACTCGCTACATTGAAAGAGCCTGTTGATGCCTTCTTTACTTCAGTCATGGTTATGGCTGATGATGAAGAGCTAAGATTAAACCGACTCGCTTTATTAAATAAATTACAAAGTTTATTTTTACAAGTCGCTGATATTTCATTATTACAATAA
- the glyQ gene encoding glycine--tRNA ligase subunit alpha yields the protein MQKFNVKTFQGLILTLQDYWANQGCTVIQPLDMEVGAGTSHPMTCLRALGPEPINAAYVQPSRRPTDGRYGDNPNRLQHYYQFQVILKPSPDNIQELYLGSLKELGLDPTVNDIRFVEDNWENPTLGAWGLGWEIWLNGMEVTQFTYFQQVGGLECNPVTGEITYGLERLAMYIQGVDSVYDLVWSDGVFGKTTYGDVFHQNEVEQSTYNFEYANTDFLFYCFEQHEKEARYLLELEKPLPLPAYERILKAAHCFNLLDARKAISVTERQRYILRIRTLTKMVAEAYYASREALGFPMCNKQTASK from the coding sequence ATGCAAAAGTTTAATGTAAAAACCTTTCAAGGCTTGATCCTCACACTACAAGACTATTGGGCCAATCAAGGATGTACTGTCATTCAACCGCTCGATATGGAAGTGGGCGCTGGTACCTCACATCCAATGACCTGTCTTAGAGCGCTAGGACCTGAGCCAATTAATGCCGCTTATGTACAGCCGTCACGTCGTCCAACTGATGGTCGATATGGTGATAACCCTAATAGGCTACAACATTACTATCAGTTTCAAGTTATCTTAAAACCATCTCCTGATAATATTCAGGAACTCTACTTAGGTTCTCTTAAAGAACTTGGACTTGATCCGACCGTTAACGATATTCGCTTTGTGGAAGATAACTGGGAAAATCCAACTTTAGGTGCTTGGGGACTCGGTTGGGAAATTTGGTTAAACGGTATGGAAGTAACACAGTTTACCTATTTCCAACAAGTCGGTGGGCTGGAGTGTAACCCTGTTACTGGTGAAATTACTTACGGTCTTGAGCGACTAGCGATGTATATTCAAGGGGTCGATAGTGTTTATGACCTCGTCTGGAGTGATGGTGTCTTTGGTAAAACGACATATGGTGATGTTTTTCATCAAAATGAAGTTGAACAATCTACCTATAACTTTGAATACGCTAATACTGATTTCTTATTCTACTGTTTTGAACAACATGAAAAAGAGGCGCGTTACTTGTTAGAGTTGGAGAAACCGTTACCCTTACCGGCTTATGAACGTATTTTAAAAGCAGCACACTGTTTTAACTTACTTGATGCACGCAAAGCTATTTCGGTCACTGAACGTCAACGTTATATCTTACGAATTCGTACACTAACTAAGATGGTAGCTGAAGCCTATTACGCGTCCCGTGAAGCGTTAGGATTCCCGATGTGTAACAAGCAAACTGCATCAAAGTAA
- the mnmE gene encoding tRNA uridine-5-carboxymethylaminomethyl(34) synthesis GTPase MnmE: MVLDTIVAQATPPGRGGVGILRISGKQAKVVAEAILGKTPKARYAEYLPFLDEDGTVLDQGIALFFPNPHSFTGEDVLELQGHGGPVILDLLLKRILMLPHVRIARPGEFSERAFLNDKLDLAQAEAIADLIDASSEQAAKSAMSSLQGMFSNKVNHLVSLLINLRIFVEAAIDFPEEEIDFLSDGKIEDQLNDVIEQLDDVRKEAKQGSLLREGMKVVIAGRPNAGKSSLLNALAGREAAIVTDIAGTTRDVLREHIHIDGMPLHIIDTAGLREATDEVERIGIARAWSEIEQADRVLFMVDGTTTDEINPTNLWPEFMQRLPSNVPVTVVRNKADLTGESLGYSEVNNYALIRLSARTGEGVELLRDHLKETMGFSTTGEGGFLARRRHLQALETAATHLAQGKEQLTIYHAGELLAEELRLAQEALSEITGAFTSDDLLGKIFGSFCIGK; this comes from the coding sequence ATGGTTTTAGATACAATTGTGGCACAAGCGACACCACCGGGACGCGGTGGCGTTGGTATTTTGCGTATATCTGGTAAACAGGCTAAGGTTGTAGCAGAGGCGATTTTAGGTAAAACGCCCAAAGCGCGTTACGCTGAATATTTACCTTTTTTAGACGAAGATGGAACAGTACTTGATCAGGGTATTGCACTTTTTTTCCCGAATCCTCACTCATTTACAGGTGAAGATGTGCTTGAGTTACAAGGGCACGGCGGGCCAGTGATATTAGATCTGTTATTAAAACGTATTTTAATGCTGCCCCATGTTCGTATTGCTCGGCCTGGTGAATTTTCAGAGCGTGCTTTTTTAAATGATAAATTGGATTTAGCTCAGGCAGAAGCGATTGCTGATTTAATTGATGCAAGCTCAGAGCAAGCAGCGAAATCGGCGATGTCATCACTACAAGGTATGTTTTCAAACAAAGTTAACCATTTAGTTAGTCTATTAATTAATTTAAGAATTTTTGTTGAAGCTGCAATTGATTTTCCTGAAGAGGAGATCGATTTTTTATCTGACGGAAAAATAGAAGATCAGCTTAATGACGTTATTGAACAATTAGACGATGTGCGTAAAGAAGCAAAGCAGGGATCATTATTACGTGAAGGTATGAAAGTCGTTATTGCTGGTCGACCAAATGCCGGTAAATCAAGTTTGCTCAATGCCTTGGCTGGACGAGAAGCCGCAATTGTTACTGATATTGCAGGGACTACTCGTGATGTGTTACGCGAACATATTCATATTGATGGCATGCCTCTACACATTATTGATACAGCAGGATTGAGGGAAGCCACTGACGAAGTTGAACGTATTGGTATTGCCAGAGCATGGTCTGAAATAGAGCAGGCTGATCGTGTATTGTTTATGGTTGATGGAACGACAACCGATGAGATCAACCCGACAAACTTATGGCCAGAATTTATGCAGCGATTACCGAGTAATGTGCCTGTAACGGTGGTGCGGAATAAGGCCGATCTGACTGGGGAGTCGCTTGGTTATAGTGAAGTCAATAATTATGCTTTGATTCGTTTATCAGCGAGAACAGGAGAAGGGGTTGAATTACTCCGAGATCACTTAAAAGAGACGATGGGCTTTTCAACTACTGGGGAAGGTGGCTTTTTAGCGCGTCGTCGTCATTTACAAGCATTAGAAACAGCGGCTACCCACTTGGCGCAAGGTAAAGAACAATTAACGATTTACCATGCAGGAGAGCTATTAGCGGAAGAGCTTCGTCTAGCTCAAGAGGCATTAAGTGAGATTACTGGTGCATTTACTTCTGATGATCTGTTAGGAAAAATCTTTGGTTCATTTTGTATCGGTAAGTAA
- a CDS encoding DNA-3-methyladenine glycosylase I, with protein MANNIIRCGWVSNDPLYINYHDNEWGKPQHNSLALFEKICLEGQQAGLSWITVLKKRDEYRRCFFNFDPQKIILMTDEDIARLMQNTGLIRNRLKLYAIIKNAQAYLAMQAQGQDFAQFIWSFVDGQPIVNHYSALDQVPTSNNISDNLSKALKKRGFTFVGTTICYAFMQSMGLVNDHLVDCFCRTENR; from the coding sequence GTGGCTAACAATATTATCCGTTGCGGATGGGTCTCAAATGACCCTTTATATATAAATTATCATGATAACGAATGGGGTAAACCTCAGCATAATAGTTTAGCGTTATTTGAGAAAATTTGTCTTGAAGGGCAACAAGCTGGCTTATCTTGGATAACGGTGCTAAAAAAACGTGATGAATATCGCCGCTGTTTTTTCAATTTTGATCCCCAAAAAATTATTTTGATGACTGATGAGGATATTGCACGACTAATGCAAAATACTGGCTTAATTCGTAATCGCCTCAAACTATATGCAATTATTAAAAATGCACAAGCTTATTTAGCGATGCAAGCACAAGGTCAGGATTTTGCGCAGTTCATCTGGTCTTTTGTTGATGGTCAGCCGATAGTTAACCATTATTCAGCATTAGATCAAGTTCCTACCAGTAACAACATTTCAGATAATCTCTCAAAAGCGCTCAAAAAGAGAGGGTTTACCTTTGTGGGAACAACCATCTGTTATGCTTTTATGCAATCGATGGGGTTAGTTAATGACCATTTGGTTGACTGTTTTTGCCGAACGGAGAATAGATAA
- a CDS encoding MFS transporter produces the protein MSQSDMSAEWAPSARPLNKKDFKTLGLSSLGGTLEFYDFVIYALYVDLIVAPLFFPSSLSEFTREMFAWGIFAAGYLIRPVGGIIMAHFGDKFGRKQMFTLSVALMALPTFIIGILPTYETLGSFGILSPILLLLMRMLQGAAIGGEMPGAWVFIAEHTPKNRYGLGIGVLTSGITGGILLGFIVTIIVKLFFTDKEVLDYAWRIPFIIGGVFGIISVYLRRFLSETPIFKELAARKALEKNIPVVAVIKEHKMACLLVALVTWSLSTTIMVGVLITPGKILGGIYKIPETDFRIAGCIVALMLTIGCILFGWLEDKIGTAKNMLIAWGGLAITSLYFYASLSINMELSTLYFNYGLFGLFTGAIATTPIVGTRAFPPAIRYSGLSFSYNLAYALFSAITPPLTAYLLSPEHILGEYFYMGAGLYIAFVAVLGALTGLWPLARTGWQPVKKANI, from the coding sequence ATGAGTCAATCAGATATGTCTGCCGAATGGGCACCGAGCGCCCGTCCATTGAATAAGAAAGATTTTAAAACATTAGGACTTTCTTCGCTCGGTGGTACACTTGAGTTTTATGATTTTGTTATTTACGCATTGTATGTTGATTTAATCGTTGCACCACTTTTTTTCCCGTCTTCATTAAGTGAATTTACCAGAGAGATGTTTGCCTGGGGAATTTTTGCGGCAGGTTATTTAATTCGCCCGGTGGGTGGAATTATTATGGCACACTTTGGTGATAAATTTGGACGTAAACAGATGTTTACGCTTAGTGTGGCATTAATGGCACTGCCTACGTTTATTATTGGTATTTTACCGACCTATGAAACGCTTGGATCCTTTGGCATATTATCCCCGATTTTATTGTTATTAATGCGTATGCTACAAGGTGCTGCGATTGGTGGCGAAATGCCGGGAGCATGGGTATTTATTGCTGAGCATACCCCTAAAAATCGTTATGGTTTAGGTATCGGAGTGCTAACTTCTGGTATTACTGGCGGAATATTACTTGGTTTTATTGTTACAATTATTGTTAAACTCTTTTTTACTGATAAAGAAGTACTAGATTACGCTTGGCGTATTCCGTTTATTATCGGTGGGGTATTTGGGATTATTTCTGTCTATTTACGCCGTTTCTTATCTGAAACACCGATCTTTAAAGAGTTAGCCGCACGTAAAGCTCTAGAAAAAAACATTCCCGTTGTTGCGGTAATCAAAGAACATAAAATGGCCTGTTTACTTGTTGCTTTAGTCACTTGGTCGCTATCAACCACCATTATGGTTGGTGTATTGATTACCCCAGGGAAAATACTGGGTGGTATTTATAAAATTCCAGAGACTGATTTTCGTATCGCAGGTTGTATCGTAGCTTTAATGTTAACGATTGGTTGTATTTTATTTGGTTGGTTAGAAGATAAAATTGGTACCGCGAAAAATATGCTGATTGCTTGGGGCGGACTGGCTATTACAAGTTTATACTTTTATGCCTCACTAAGTATCAATATGGAGCTATCAACACTCTATTTTAATTATGGATTATTTGGCTTATTTACTGGCGCTATTGCGACGACGCCAATTGTCGGTACACGTGCATTTCCACCAGCCATTCGTTATTCAGGTTTATCTTTTTCCTATAACTTAGCGTATGCACTATTTAGTGCGATTACACCACCATTAACAGCATATTTACTCAGCCCTGAACATATTTTGGGTGAATATTTCTATATGGGTGCGGGTCTTTATATTGCGTTTGTTGCAGTACTTGGTGCATTGACAGGGCTTTGGCCACTAGCAAGAACCGGTTGGCAACCAGTAAAAAAAGCTAACATCTAA
- a CDS encoding PTS sugar transporter subunit IIA: MALFPYQRLAYLYDAIKNETLPQQELAKRFDVSARTIRTDVIALNDILQKFGAQIDYKKNIGYQLIITDEKQYSSLPVQGKQLKSLPRSSRERVLDLLIHFLTETKSVKIDDIADKWFISRSTIQSDLIEVKDYLDKYGLSLDKKPYQGMRLVGEELAIRSCLSDILWQFYTTEDNHNMVRLQQMIINNVDLNYLEQILQIQFEHFNLTLTAEGQGYLLYSCAVSIARITRGQELIDYQTDCLDSNIIAAATKIAKGFTYFIGSSLSDAEFNYLCAQIAFRARGDISSISNAIQENSNGLIEHILSYINRYYNYDMRYDERLKNDLFLHISSMLSRIRHQIHTTNPLLSEIKQYYPFAYDISLSAVNNTEQYTAFKLTEDDISYLAVHIGVALERNFSAEYERHPHILLVSELGNSTLRMIEFQIKRDFPQVKISKTISSREYEQLATIDEDFIVTTTRLSEKDKPIVKIAPFPTQYQLEQLGRLAMIDRTMPYILERFFDERFFMVIDKPLSKQELFKLASDKLAAQGYVDGDFYNSLIEREEIVSTLLGENIAIPHTVGLLAKKTMVVTILAPQGVVWDKNKNEVANVIFLLAISKDEYEDAMSIYNLFVNFVKEKSTKRLLNSRSFGEFQAIVKDSFGRIA; encoded by the coding sequence ATGGCATTATTTCCTTATCAGCGTCTTGCATATTTATATGATGCAATAAAAAATGAAACGTTACCTCAGCAAGAGTTAGCGAAACGTTTTGACGTGTCGGCAAGAACCATTCGGACTGATGTCATCGCACTTAATGATATATTGCAGAAATTTGGTGCTCAAATTGATTATAAGAAAAATATCGGTTATCAACTGATTATTACCGATGAAAAGCAGTACTCTTCTCTTCCTGTTCAAGGTAAACAACTCAAATCGTTACCGCGAAGTAGCCGGGAAAGAGTACTGGATCTACTTATTCACTTTTTAACCGAAACTAAATCAGTCAAAATTGATGATATTGCAGACAAATGGTTTATTAGTCGTAGCACAATTCAAAGTGATCTGATTGAAGTTAAAGATTATTTAGATAAATACGGTCTCTCTTTAGACAAAAAACCTTATCAAGGTATGCGATTAGTCGGCGAAGAGCTGGCAATCCGTTCTTGTTTAAGTGATATCTTGTGGCAATTTTATACGACTGAAGACAATCATAATATGGTTCGTTTGCAACAGATGATTATCAATAATGTTGATCTTAATTATTTGGAGCAGATATTACAAATTCAGTTCGAACATTTTAATTTAACCTTAACAGCCGAAGGGCAAGGATATCTACTTTATAGTTGTGCGGTTTCTATTGCACGTATTACACGTGGGCAAGAGCTTATTGATTATCAAACAGATTGTTTAGATAGTAATATTATCGCTGCGGCGACTAAAATAGCGAAAGGATTCACCTATTTTATTGGCTCATCACTATCTGATGCTGAATTTAATTATTTATGTGCTCAAATTGCATTTAGAGCGAGAGGCGATATTTCATCAATTTCTAATGCAATACAAGAAAATAGTAATGGTTTAATTGAACATATTTTGAGTTATATTAATCGTTATTATAACTATGATATGCGATATGATGAACGACTTAAAAATGATCTGTTTTTACATATATCTTCAATGTTATCGCGTATTCGACACCAAATTCATACAACGAATCCACTACTTAGCGAAATTAAACAGTATTATCCATTTGCCTATGATATCTCATTGTCAGCAGTGAATAATACGGAACAATACACCGCATTTAAATTAACGGAAGATGACATCAGCTATTTAGCTGTCCATATTGGCGTCGCACTTGAGCGTAATTTTAGTGCAGAGTATGAGCGCCACCCACATATTTTATTGGTTAGTGAATTAGGTAATTCCACTTTACGGATGATTGAGTTTCAGATTAAACGAGATTTTCCACAAGTTAAAATATCAAAAACTATCTCTTCTCGAGAGTATGAGCAGCTCGCGACGATCGATGAAGATTTTATTGTCACCACCACACGATTAAGTGAGAAAGATAAACCGATTGTCAAAATTGCACCTTTCCCAACCCAGTATCAATTGGAACAGTTAGGCCGATTAGCGATGATCGATCGTACTATGCCATATATTTTAGAGCGCTTTTTTGATGAACGCTTTTTTATGGTTATTGATAAACCCTTAAGTAAACAAGAGCTGTTTAAACTCGCTAGTGATAAGCTTGCAGCACAGGGGTATGTTGATGGTGACTTTTATAATTCATTGATAGAAAGAGAGGAGATCGTCTCTACATTATTAGGTGAGAATATAGCCATTCCTCATACGGTGGGATTGTTAGCTAAAAAAACAATGGTCGTGACGATTTTAGCGCCACAAGGGGTGGTTTGGGATAAAAATAAAAATGAAGTGGCTAACGTTATTTTTTTATTGGCGATTAGTAAAGATGAATATGAAGATGCGATGAGTATTTACAACCTATTTGTCAATTTCGTTAAAGAAAAATCAACCAAACGGCTACTCAATAGTCGATCTTTCGGTGAATTTCAGGCAATCGTTAAAGATAGTTTTGGTCGTATAGCCTAA
- a CDS encoding MerR family transcriptional regulator: MKIGELAKEAGCKTETIRFYEKIGLFPEAERTESNYRIYGKKHLERLIFIRNCRALEMSHDEIRTLISIIEQPAGKTEHHNAHTLLESHLHHIDERIAELKALRLQLLKLQSNCQPCDDNCSILQGLADMDVPVKAVKSHI, from the coding sequence ATGAAAATTGGTGAATTAGCAAAAGAAGCTGGCTGTAAGACTGAAACGATCCGATTTTATGAAAAAATTGGCCTCTTTCCTGAAGCAGAACGGACTGAGAGTAACTATCGAATTTATGGTAAAAAACATTTAGAACGGTTAATTTTTATCCGTAATTGTCGTGCGCTTGAAATGAGTCATGATGAGATTAGGACATTAATCTCTATCATTGAGCAACCAGCGGGGAAGACAGAGCATCATAATGCCCATACGTTACTAGAAAGTCATTTACATCACATTGATGAACGGATTGCCGAGCTTAAGGCATTGCGTTTACAGTTATTAAAATTGCAAAGTAATTGCCAGCCTTGTGATGATAATTGTAGTATTTTGCAAGGTTTAGCCGATATGGATGTGCCGGTTAAAGCCGTTAAAAGTCATATCTAG
- a CDS encoding YciC family protein, whose product MLSFSSILSDARNFMSNNIAIIFIMVLVLSIVNQIISAILYPNIESISQIQSLLQQTIETYGGLTADGLSKTLLALSEQQQQQLVSAAMNYLMQASMIFFINNIILMSGILSLIYVISHQQFSLNNVLQRAIQFAPQIALFMLLIIPGFIILSIFASILMPLAAPLAILAIIFYLSMYVIFLSVIIEPTLQINFIQKLKITFRFLKREIRLIVPIIAIWFFTTFLLKNIVDMLMADNFIISIVINVIKSLLIFITICYLYRLFSLSNKELPYDSRH is encoded by the coding sequence TTGTTGTCGTTCTCTTCGATATTATCTGACGCCCGCAATTTTATGAGTAATAATATTGCGATTATCTTTATTATGGTTTTGGTTTTATCGATCGTCAATCAAATCATCTCTGCCATTCTTTATCCAAATATTGAATCGATTAGTCAAATCCAGTCGTTACTGCAACAAACTATCGAGACTTATGGTGGATTAACGGCTGATGGATTATCTAAAACACTACTTGCGCTGAGTGAGCAGCAACAACAGCAGCTTGTTTCAGCAGCAATGAACTATTTGATGCAAGCCAGTATGATATTTTTTATTAATAATATCATTTTAATGAGTGGGATATTATCGCTTATTTATGTCATCTCACACCAACAGTTTTCGCTTAATAATGTCTTACAACGAGCTATCCAATTTGCCCCACAGATCGCTCTGTTTATGCTATTGATTATTCCAGGCTTTATTATTTTATCAATTTTTGCCAGTATTTTAATGCCTCTTGCTGCCCCACTTGCTATATTGGCCATCATATTTTATTTATCGATGTATGTTATCTTTTTATCTGTGATTATTGAGCCGACATTACAAATAAACTTTATACAGAAGCTCAAAATAACATTCCGTTTTTTAAAACGTGAGATTCGTCTTATTGTACCAATAATTGCAATTTGGTTTTTTACGACCTTTCTTTTAAAAAATATTGTTGATATGTTAATGGCAGATAATTTTATTATTAGTATTGTCATTAATGTCATTAAATCATTATTGATCTTTATTACTATTTGTTACCTTTATCGACTATTTTCTTTATCAAATAAGGAATTACCTTATGACTCCCGCCATTGA
- a CDS encoding KDGP aldolase family protein, whose translation MSNKCIPNYLQNRVCLNVLANSIDNAKEIYDAAQTHVVVGVLSKNYVDNSSAIADMKKYAQAIDNAISVGLGAGDPNQSKMVSEISAVLQPQHVNQVFTGVAASRALLGQNDTVINGLISPTGKVGLVKISTGPLSSKAPDGVVPVETAIELLKDMGGSSVKYFPMGGLKHKDEFAYVAKCCAELDFYLEPTGGIDLNNYGEILQIALDAGVKKIIPHIYSSIIDPVSGKTRPDDVKTLLTITQKLLK comes from the coding sequence ATGTCGAATAAATGTATCCCTAATTACTTACAAAATCGAGTCTGTTTAAATGTGTTAGCTAACTCGATTGATAACGCAAAAGAAATCTATGATGCCGCACAAACACATGTTGTGGTCGGCGTGTTATCAAAAAATTATGTTGATAACTCATCAGCTATTGCTGATATGAAAAAATATGCGCAGGCGATTGATAATGCGATTTCAGTTGGACTCGGTGCTGGAGATCCGAACCAATCTAAAATGGTTTCGGAAATTTCAGCAGTATTACAACCCCAGCATGTTAATCAGGTATTTACAGGCGTAGCGGCAAGTCGTGCTTTGCTTGGGCAAAATGATACTGTGATTAATGGACTTATTTCACCAACTGGTAAGGTCGGGCTTGTTAAGATTTCAACCGGTCCTTTAAGTTCTAAAGCTCCAGATGGTGTTGTACCTGTCGAAACGGCTATTGAATTATTAAAAGATATGGGGGGAAGTTCAGTAAAATATTTCCCAATGGGGGGATTAAAGCATAAAGATGAATTTGCGTATGTAGCAAAATGTTGTGCTGAACTCGATTTTTATCTAGAGCCAACTGGGGGAATTGATCTCAATAATTATGGGGAGATTTTACAAATAGCATTAGATGCTGGAGTTAAAAAAATTATTCCACATATTTATAGTTCGATCATCGATCCAGTATCAGGTAAAACGAGACCTGATGATGTTAAAACACTATTAACGATAACCCAAAAATTACTGAAATAA